A single window of Myxocyprinus asiaticus isolate MX2 ecotype Aquarium Trade chromosome 34, UBuf_Myxa_2, whole genome shotgun sequence DNA harbors:
- the LOC127425537 gene encoding zinc finger protein 40-like isoform X2, with product MPRTKQNNPKNLKDKIEEAQKELKDPKTAHKDLNESTGRNSTGIKGLKRKKVVVQNQLKKIPKSPIKKQSQTQKPTSTNISTTSKKATPSSSFSSSPSHGLPEPQDAGDVPQEASGSGEVKVEYKELPISEPQALSHKTAAEQPCVEGLALTESWCAKGSNNSSPSHTSAPLEVLLKAMEPDFNTLAERKNSSPIGYLGKSVSIPVTYSDYAVAMPAVNYNVQSKSAFVPPFSTAKQQFYSSVASTGQHTMQQYINMSGHHQQDKPGFQKSYSVGPSFTLSHGPVPSGSTGLPQSQPPVVQTCQSLSATVPNSIQVPVTPGFSPVQMTTVVNFGTSQVPDISTKEQKPKKQGKYVCEYCKRACAKPSVLLKHIRSHTGERPYPCVTCGFSFKTKSNLYKHKKSHAHAIKLGLVKDSGSGSLSQESDKGLTTHSDAEDSGDSDEEGSTADLDPESSQSSLTALSESSLQSAGIVPGSQGESEHLVVFETLKPFATQRGCEPKVTAALPKVVVHPVNVSPLRADSPRVIDSAPEHATAQRQRDFLPANIRSSVMVLSSLKEVDCTSPLQDSVSEDEDQHCKSPLGGSHAQLQRQQATDYSQQPQGKCLLSPRSLGSTDSGYFSRSESADQAMSPPSPFVKITPPAETDITKTPQVPPSPIMATVMHVAPVEKSQVSPGQMRPPLEAKALSLEERISKLISDNEAVVDDKQLDSVKPRRTSLSRRGSIDSPKSYIFKDSFQFDLKPPVRRSSSNSDIPKSPFTPTDKSKPVFLLSVPPQYPAMDCLPITRSNSMPTTPGQSALFPNVTPQPHPLRICHSFDDKISSLNDDVFSSAPSTPNPRTLVRQIAVEDLSTNDGHILISVHSMDESHHGPSITHELRSKSFEHATERSRKPQQSKGTMYECETCRNRYRKLENFENHKKFYCSELHGPKNKPMHAREIEPEVFGRGIQQPLLNRNAVITGIVEQPVMVRKRRKIKSVGDDDDQSPTETTPPCSRSFDSCQISTSSLGRPYTHQTQSISNSAIIGQIQIIGKVAEPQESRLSPIREAQISTPNKERGDLQRQGSGTSVIRHTNSLSQPNSFETLESIDRSSPVDHGEKEVKSSTKGHTEAAGSLSSQSYHERMSTPKCASQGMEHHGKQTFAIASHGCTPAQQSRLVRQNNIQVPEILVTEEPDRDHESQVVESSEKPVENFNWPQRSESLSKLPTEKLPPKKKRIRLAQMEHSSGESSFESSLSRSLSRDSSLSRCSSISASFDRDDPPRSDSPSRSESIGKPPEVQGLPVANNTLGVPGMMRRATSEQISCTQPSVEISCDYRSKSFDCSSMSPSRPLSPIMQTTMPKTTQCPPTTQVPLIERRRGPLVRQMSLKIAPDPQLAGKQTVSSQRGPFINESSGSQPKTINVNTSTLVQSFVLHSGEASVRKNEQIVQSINLGSQIKQPQVYGLPHPWHQTSRVAACQVQPLVHMVADQKDIQKSSDENSKKSFVPKYQLHCPVLKTGQTYSLAGVQGTQITLPVITIPVANEIKVSQSNDCMQNVYVAQPGYHAVINKPPTVLQVGSQGDTASQITPVSTPVPQILITHEHTLAPVSVASKVSFPKVHFVNSDSKIGPDIQTHRQPGSFAVQMKNNTTDQIQTAEQSILSLGSLHCTQKLASVNLCPQEATASSKRMLSPANSLDIAMEKTQKRAKDEHGVACLTDGRSLNYLNSKMSEITRQRKLMLVRQVCTTEPVDSPIETDAPEQLPETSQAGNNTQTPSVPQTATPEINKQEMKSITPSTTVHSVQGSATRSSPVLQSHTIPENTSLKPQEKLEECRWSPSKSPLRPTIFQGQVKLASSVSVVNTRYSHRLSFPSLKTATSFTWCFLMKRKSLHIQQTDQRISAYSAWVVNPNNPNPLGLPTKVVMSLFDSKLTSKKIHYTQAKTTTLKSDILTYSGKLKDILPKVLIEQRAMPTENSGKMKPETQTINEPDRESKSEPQRVKIFDGGYKSNEEYVYVRGRGRGKYICEECGIRCKKPSMLRKHIRTHSDIRPFHCMHCNFSFKTKGNLTKHMKSKAHSKKCMEMGVAVGIIEDQDTEDSGDRGRAGSADRQDSDGDDSDGPDDEDNDGEEEDEEDSQAESGLSATPSVSASPQHFPANQADMAPSSLLAQMSISLNPTPAPLPLLPIASDSQSSDTESVAMTSPISLVRQMSISASCSSPSPSPASFTSHPVPASESHNSDTDSVHMMSPVSPCRLMSIDYPDFDVPPSPPVSGKGTKLGQDGVSSTFSQPTSECNTNVDRGTQTSSDPLQGPLHFPNTGPIHEPRIGATTHLFSHLPLHSQQPPRSPYSMVPVGGIQLVPAGLAAYSTFVPIQAGPVQLTIPALSVIHRQSSSPLPAPSTSPRPEGSPTQPLVVQEPVSSVLPCFPLGQVAGLQTLGAPQTALQPVETLSVVGLANSNQLVPQRSLPLSATLGVQVLAASPTPQSSTASPTQITGLQIVNIALPALIPSLSPLSALSPLSATQDKPHSPEGVASATAQVSESPQAPMPSASSPTANLGDVPTNTKPSTEVKQVSQSSPSTVSVDTDVVEKTTVMVQTPKTPQQLSSSSSSTNEKGSGVPHKTTAGGDTEVKLWQPVTRQPVTDDYNEASSDDEDRLVIAT from the exons ATCTCAATGAAAGTACGGGCAGAAATTCCACAGGGATCAAAGGACTGAAGAGGAAAAAAGTTGTGGTGCAAAACCAGCTAAAGAAAATACCAAAATCTCCCATCAAGAAACAATCACAGACCCAGAAACCCACTTCTACAAACATCTCCACTACATCCAAGAAAGCCACACCCTCTTCTTCTTTCTCCAGCAGTCCATCACATGGTTTGCCTGAACCTCAAGATGCTGGTGATGTACCACAGGAGGCATCAGGATCTGGAGAAGTAAAAGTGGAGTACAAGGAGTTGCCCATCTCAGAGCCGCAGGCTCTCAGCCACAAAACTGCTGCAGAGCAACCTTGTGTTGAAGGACTTGCTCTGACAGAAAGCTGGTGTGCCAAAGGCAGCAACAACTCATCTCCCTCTCACACAAGTGCTCCTCTTGAGGTACTGCTCAAGGCTATGGAACCAGATTTCAACACACTGGCGGAAAGGAAGAACAGTAGTCCAATAGGATATCTTGGAAAATCAGTTTCCATTCCTGTCACTTATTCCGACTATGCTGTGGCTATGCCTGCTGTAAATTATAATGTCCAGTCAAAATCTGCATTTGTGCCACCATTCAGCACAGCCAAACAACAGTTCTACAGCAGTGTTGCATCAACAGGGCAACACACAATGCAGCAGTATATTAACATGTCAGGACATCATCAGCAGGACAAACCAGGATTCCAGAAAAGCTACAGTGTGGGCCCTTCATTTACTTTGAGCCATGGACCTGTTCCTTCTGGTTCTACTGGTTTACCTCAAAGCCAGCCCCCAGTTGTACAAACATGCCAGTCTCTGTCAGCCACAGTTCCTAATTCAATTCAAGTCCCTGTCACACCAGGTTTCAGCCCTGTTCAGATGACAACTGTTGTAAACTTCGGCACGAGTCAGGTTCCTGATATCTCAACTAAAGAGCAAAAACCGAAAAAGCAAGGCAAGTATGTCTGTGAATACTGCAAAAGAGCTTGTGCCAAGCCAAGTGTGCTTCTAAAACACATACGGTCCCACACAGGAGAAAGACCGTACCCATGTGTTACATGTGGCTTTTCGTTTAAGACAAAAAGCAACTTATACAAACATAAGAAGTCTCATGCACATGCCATCAAATTAGGTCTTGTGAAAGATTCTGGAAGTGGATCCCTCTCTCAAGAGTCTGACAAAGGCCTCACCACACATTCTGACGCAGAGGACAGCGGGGACAGTGATGAGGAGGGAAGCACAGCTGACTTAGACCCAGAATCTTCACAGAGCAGCCTAACAGCTTTATCTGAGAGCAGTTTGCAGAGTGCAGGCATAGTACCAGGTAGCCAAGGAGAGTCTGAGCATTTGGTGGTGTTTGAAACTCTGAAACCATTTGCCACTCAGAGGGGATGTGAGCCTAAGGTCACTGCTGCTCTCCCTAAAGTGGTTGTCCACCCAGTTAATGTTTCTCCTTTGCGGGCAGACAGCCCGAGAGTGATAGATTCTGCACCTGAACATGCCACAGCCCAGAGGCAAAGGGATTTCCTGCCAGCAAACATAAGGTCTAGTGTAATGGTTCTATCCTCACTGAAAGAAGTAGATTGCACAAGTCCCCTACAAGACTCAGTTAGTGAGGATGAAGATCAGCATTGTAAATCACCTCTCGGAGGCAGCCATGCCCAGCTACAGAGGCAACAAGCAACTGATTACTCTCAACAGCCACAAGGCAAGTGTCTGCTTAGTCCTCGGAGTCTCGGAAGCACTGACTCTGGCTACTTTTCACGGTCTGAGAGTGCAGATCAAGCTATGAGTCCCCCAAGTCCTTTTGTTAAAATAACCCCACCAGCAGAAACTGACATTACAAAAACTCCACAAGTTCCTCCTTCCCCAATCATGGCTACTGTCATGCATGTAGCTCCTGTTGAGAAGTCTCAAGTTTCCCCAGGACAAATGCGTCCTCCATTGGAAGCCAAAGCTTTGTCTCTTGAGGAGCGTATCTCAAAGCTGATCTCAGACAATGAGGCTGTTGTAGATGACAAGCAACTCGACAGTGTCAAACCCAGACGGACTTCCCTATCCCGGAGGGGTAGCATTGATTCCCCTAAATCTTACATATTCAAAGACTCTTTTCAGTTTGATCTAAAACCACCAGTAAGAAGATCAAGTTCCAACTCAGACATACCAAAATCTCCTTTCACACCTACAGACAAATCCAAGCCAGTTTTTCTCCTTTCTGTACCGCCTCAGTATCCAGCTATGGACTGTTTACCCATTACAAGAAGTAATTCAATGCCTACAACACCTGGTCAATCAGCACTTTTCCCAAATGTAACACCTCAGCCCCACCCATTAAGAATTTGTCATTCATTTGATGACAAGATTAGCTCACTAAATGATGACGTGTTCTCCTCAGCTCCTTCAACTCCTAATCCTCGTACATTAGTCAGGCAGATTGCAGTTGAGGATTTGTCCACAAatgatggtcacattctcatttcTGTTCATTCCATGGACGAGAGTCATCATGGACCAAGTATTACACATGAGCTGCGAAGTAAGTCCTTTGAGCATGCAACTGAAAGAAGCCGAAAACCCCAACAGAGCAAAGGGACAATGTACGAATGTGAGACCTGCCGCAACCGCTACAGAAAACTggaaaactttgaaaatcacaagAAGTTTTATTGTTCTGAACTGCATGGTCCAAAGAACAAGCCTATGCATGCCAGGGAGATTGAACCAGAAGTGTTTGGGCGTGGCATTCAACAGCCGCTGTTGAACAGAAATGCTGTAATTACAGGCATTGTAGAGCAACCAGTAATggtaagaaaaagaagaaaaattaaaAGTGTTGGAGACGATGATGACCAATCTCCAACTGAAACCACTCCTCCATGTTCAAGAAGTTTTGACTCCTGCCAAATATCTACAAGTTCGTTAGGGCGACCTTATACCCATCAAACCCAGTCTATAAGTAACTCTGCTATTATAGGTCAAATACAAATCATAGGAAAAGTTGCTGAACCACAAGAGTCAAGACTATCTCCAATACGAGAGGCTCAGATAAGTACACCAAATAAAGAACGAGGAGACCTCCAGAGACAAGGAAGTGGAACTTCAGTCATTCGACATACCAACTCCCTCAGCCAACCAAATTCTTTTGAAACATTGGAGTCTATTGACAGATCATCGCCAGTAGATCATGGGGAAAAGGAAGTAAAGAGCTCTACGAAAGGTCACACAGAGGCTGCAGGGAGTTTATCTTCACAAAGTTACCATGAGAGAATGTCAACACCCAAATGTGCCAGCCAAGGAATGGAGCATCATGGTAAGCAAACATTTGCCATTGCAAGTCATGGTTGCACACCTGCACAGCAATCCCGACTTGTGCGCCAGAACAACATTCAAGTCCCTGAAATCTTAGTAACAGAGGAGCCCGACAGAGATCATGAAAGTCAAGTTGTAGAATCATCAGAGAAACCTGTAGAAAACTTCAACTGGCCTCAGAGGAGTGAGAGCTTGTCGAAACTACCAACAGAGAAACTGCCCCCAAAAAAGAAGCGCATAAGACTTGCTCAAATGGAACACTCCTCTGGTGAATCTAGCTTTGAGTCAAGTCTCTCTCGTAGCCTCAGTAGAGACAGTAGCTTGTCAAGGTGCTCTAGTATTTCAGCCTCTTTTGACAGAGATGATCCACCAAGATCTGATAGTCCATCCAGGTCAGAGAGTATTGGGAAGCCACCAGAGGTTCAAGGGCTCCCTGTAGCAAACAACACTCTTGGAGTGCCAGGCATGATGAGACGAGCTACCTCCGAACAGATCAGCTGCACTCAGCCATCAGTGGAAATTTCTTGTGATTACCGTAGCAAATCCTTTGACTGCAGCAGCATGTCACCTAGCAGGCCTCTATCACCAATAATGCAGACGACCATGCCAAAAACTACACAATGTCCTCCAACTACCCAGGTGCCTCTCATTGAAAGAAGAAGAGGGCCTCTGGTACGTCAGATGTCCTTAAAAATTGCACCAGACCCTCAACTAGCAGGAAAACAGACTGTCTCAAGTCAAAGAGGCCCCTTCATCAATGAATCTTCTGGTTCCCAACCTAAAACAATAAATGTGAATACATCTACACTTGTTCAGTCTTTTGTCCTGCATTCTGGAGAGGCCTCAGTACGGAAAAATGAGCAAATTGTCCAAAGCATCAACCTTGGAAGCCAGATCAAACAACCCCAAGTATATGGCCTTCCGCATCCATGGCATCAGACCTCAAGGGTTGCGGCATGCCAGGTGCAACCTCTGGTCCATATGGTGGCTGATCAGAAAGACATTCAAAAGAGCTCTGATGAGAATAGTAAGAAAAGCTTTGTACCTAAATATCAGCTGCATTGCCCAGTACTGAAAACAGGCCAAACATATTCTTTAGCAGGTGTGCAAGGCACACAGATTACTTTGCCTGTGATTACAATACCAGTTGCTAATGAAATTAAGGTCTCACAGTCAAATGATTGCATGCAAAATGTATATGTAGCACAACCGGGTTATCACGCTGTAATTAATAAGCCCCCAACTGTACTGCAAGTTGGTTCACAAGGTGATACAGCCTCTCAAATTACACCAGTTTCTACACCTGTCCCACAGATCCTTATCACCCATGAGCACACATTAGCACCTGTGTCTGTGGCTTCTAAGGTCAGTTTCCCCAAAGTGCATTTTGTGAATAGTGATTCAAAGATTGGACCAGACATCCAAACTCACAGGCAACCTGGGTCTTTTGCTGTGCAGATGAAGAACAATACCACTGACCAAATTCAAACTGCTGAGCAGAGCATACTATCCCTTGGTTCACTACATTGCACTCAAAAACTGGCTTCTGTAAATCTATGCCCACAAGAGGCCACTGCCTCAAGTAAGCGGATGCTCTCCCCTGCCAACAGCCTGGATATTGCTATGGAAAAGACACAGAAACGGGCTAAAGATGAGCATGGTGTTGCATGTCTCACTGATGGTAGATCTCTAAACTACTTAAACTCAAAGATGTCAGAAATTACCAGGCAGAGGAAATTAATGCTGGTCAGACAGGTCTGTACCACAGAGCCGGTAGACAGCCCAATTGAGACAGATGCCCCAGAACAATTGCCGGAGACTTCACAAGCAGGAAACAACACCCAAACGCCCTCAGTCCCTCAGACAGCAACACCTGAGATCAACAAACAGGAGATGAAGAGTATAACACCTTCTACAACAGTACATTCTGTTCAAGGTTCTGCCACACGTTCTTCACCTGTACTTCAAAGCCACACCATACCAGAGAATACATCACTGAAGCCACAAGAGAAACTTGAGGAATGTCGTTGGTCTCCATCAAAATCTCCTCTTAGGCCTACAATATTTCAGGGACAAGTGAAGTTAGCTTCCTCTGTGTCAGTCGTCAACACAAGATACAGTCATCGGCTGTCTTTCCCCAGTCTGAAAACAGCTACTTCCTTTACCTGGTGTTTTCTCATGAAGAGGAAATCCCTCCACATTCAGCAGACAGACCAGAGGATCTCTGCCTACTCTGCTTGGGTAGTAAACCCCAACAATCCCAATCCACTGGGCCTCCCCACCAAAGTGGTGATGTCTTTGTTTGACTCAAAACTGACATCCAAGAAAATACACTACACCCAAGCTAAAACAACAACTTTGAAATCTGACATCTTGACCTACTCTGGAAAGTTGAAGGACATCTTGCCAAAA GTTTTGATAGAGCAAAGAGCTATGCCAACTGAGAATAGTGGCAAAATGAAACCAGAGACTCAAACAATTAATGAGCCAGACAGAGAATCGAAATCGGAACCTCAACGAGTGAAGATTTTTGATGGAGG TTATAAATCAAATGAGGAGTATGTGTACGTTAGGGGGCGTGGAAGAGGAAAATACATCTGTGAGGAGTGTGGAATCCGCTGCAAGAAACCTAGCATGCTGCGTAAACACATTCGTACCCACTCTGACATCCGCCCATTTCATTGCATGCACTGCAACTTTTCCTTCAAGACTAAAG GGAACCTTACCAAGCACATGAAGTCCAAAGCCCATAGCAAGAAGTGTATGGAGATGGGAGTTGCTGTTGGCATTATTGAAGACCAGGATACAGAAGACTCAG GTGATCGAGGAAGAGCAGGAAGTGCTGACAGACAAGACTCGGATGGTGATGATTCTGATGGCCCAGATGATGAAGACAATGACGGggaggaggaagatgaggaggacAGCCAGGCAGAGTCTGGCCTCTCTGCAACACCTTCCGTTTCTGCAAGCCCACAGCATTTTCCTGCTAACCAGGCCGACATGGCTCCCAGCTCTCTGCTGGCCCAGATGTCCATCAGCCTGAACCCTACTCCTGCTCCCCTACCTCTGCTGCCTATTGCTTCTGACTCCCAGAGCTCAGACACTGAGTCGGTGGCTATGACTAGCCCCATCTCGTTGGTCAGACAGATGTCAATCTCTGCTTCCTGTTCCAGCCCCAGCCCTAGTCCCGCCTCTTTCACTTCCCACCCTGTCCCTGCCTCAGAATCCCACAACTCTGACACTGACTCTGTGCACATGATGAGCCCAGTGTCACCTTGCAGGCTGATGTCCATCGACTACCCAGACTTTGATGTTCCCCCTAGTCCCCCAGTGTCAGGCAAGGGCACCAAGCTCGGCCAG GATGGAGTATCCAGCACCTTTTCCCAGCCTACAAGTGAGTGCAATACCAATGTTGACCGTGGTACCCAGACCTCTTCTGACCCTCTTCAAGGACCCTTGCACTTTCCAAACACAGGTCCAATTCACGAGCCAAGAATAGGGGCCACTACTCACCTCTTCAGTCACTTGCCCTTGCACTCCCAACAGCCTCCCCGCTCCCCGTACAGCATGGTACCTGTGGGTGGCATTCAGCTTGTACCTGCCGGTTTGGCTGCTTACTCTACATTTGTACCCATTCAGGCCGGGCCAGTCCAGCTAACCATCCCAGCACTTAGCGTGATCCACAGGCAGTCCAGCAGCCCTCTCCCAGCCCCGAGCACCTCGCCTCGGCCAGAGGGCTCCCCAACACAGCCACTGGTAGTCCAGGAGCCAGTCAGTAGTGTCCTACCTTGTTTCCCTTTAGGCCAAGTGGCAGGACTCCAGACACTTGGTGCTCCTCAGACTGCCTTGCAGCCTGTGGAGACCTTAAGCGTGGTGGGTCTGGCCAACTCCAACCAACTGGTGCCTCAGCGGAGTCTGCCACTAAGTGCCACCCTTGGTGTACAGGTGTTGGCAGCCAGCCCCACCCCTCAGAGCAGCACAGCTTCCCCCACACAAATCACTGGCCTGCAGATTGTCAACATCGCCCTGCCGGCCCTCATACCATCCCTCAGCCCCCTCTCAGCTCTCAGCCCACTTTCTGCAACCCAGGACAAGCCACATAGTCCTGAGGGTGTAGCATCTGCAACAGCACAAGTTTCTGAATCACCACAAGCACCTATGCCCTCAGCCAGTTCTCCAACCGCCAATTTAGGAGATGTTCCTACAAACACAAAGCCATCTACAGAGGTAAAGCAAGTCTCTCAGAGCAGCCCTAGCACTGTATCTGTGGACACAGATGTTGTGGAGAAGACTACAGTTATGGTGCAGACACCGAAAACACCCCAACAACTTTCTTCTTCCTCCTCATCCACTAATGAGAAAGGCTCAGGTGTTCCACACAAGACAACAGCAGGTGGGGATACTGAAGTTAAACTATGGCAACCTGTCACCAGACAACCAGTGACTGATGACTACAATGAAGCCTCCAGTGATGATGAGGATAGACTTGTCATAGCTACCTGA